A window of [Clostridium] innocuum genomic DNA:
AAAAGGCTATCAATTAAATCCAAATAATCAGCTTCCAGACGACGTGATGGATGTAGAGTCTGATAGTGGCAGCCGAAAGTTTCATATTCTGAAGCAACTGCTTTCCTGCGATCAGGTGAATTACTATGAACTGGCAGATGCATACTACATCAGCGAATCAACGCTAGATAAAACCCTGCAGGAATTGAATCACATCATACATACACGATACGAAAACATTAGCATTCAGCGAATCAACAGTCAGGTACAGATAGACTGTGATGAGAAACAGAGAAGACTTGTATATTCCTGCTTCCTCGTTCACGAGATTCAGGAATATGATTTTGATATCCGCAATTACACAGGCTTCTTCAGCTCCTGCAATATTTTAGAATTAAAAAGCTACATCGTAAGCTTTAATCGAAAGCACCATCTGGGCATGCGGGATTTTGAGATTTTTTCATTTATTCTTCATATCGCTGTTATGATGGAACGCATTGCAAAGGGCTGGGACATCAATAACCCCAAAGAACAAGCAGAAGAAAAATCACAAAAGCTGGCTGAAGAATTTTACAAAGGCTTATATGAACAGCAGCATATCATCCTGTCCTCCTCGGAATTAAATTATCTAGCCTTGCTGTTTTCAGGGAAAATATCTCGGATTACATCAGAAAAAATTCAGGATTACGAACAGTTTATTGAGGATATTATAAGGGATATCAAGCAGATTTATGATATCGACCTGTCACAGAACGAATCCTTCCGTGACAGCCTGCTTGTTCACCTACTGGGTCTTGATGCACGTATAAAAACCAATTCCTTTTTAAGCAATCCTCTCATTCAGGATACAAAACAGCATTTTCCATTTTTATATGATATGAGTGTTTATGTAGCATCCCGTATACAGCAAAAATTTCATTGTGCGCTGATTGAGGATGAAATAGGTTATCTGACACTGCACCTCATGAATGCGGTAGAAAAAATCCAGCAGAAACTGACCAGAAACATCATATTGATCACCTCTTTGGGCAGAGCACAAAATCAATATTTGATATCGAGGCTGACAAATGCTACCAGTCATTTTCTTATTGAGGTCATTCGATGTGTATCCATCTTTGAAACATCTCAGATTGACGAGCTTACAGCAGATCTAATCGTTTCAACCATGCCTATGAAGCTGCATACAGATATCCCGATATACACCTGCAGTAATTTCTTGCATGATGCGGAAATCGAACAGATTCTCATGCTGCTATCAAAGGAAGAACATCCCTCCAAGCGGTTGCAGCAGCTTGGACAGTTTTTTGATGAACAGCTCTTTTTTACAGAAATGGATTTTACCAGTGATCGGGATGT
This region includes:
- a CDS encoding transcription antiterminator — translated: MLQMTKRQKKLVACLHNHPSEFRRADDLAKDLQLSQRTIRNEIRQINDLFDEPFILSWKGKGYQLNPNNQLPDDVMDVESDSGSRKFHILKQLLSCDQVNYYELADAYYISESTLDKTLQELNHIIHTRYENISIQRINSQVQIDCDEKQRRLVYSCFLVHEIQEYDFDIRNYTGFFSSCNILELKSYIVSFNRKHHLGMRDFEIFSFILHIAVMMERIAKGWDINNPKEQAEEKSQKLAEEFYKGLYEQQHIILSSSELNYLALLFSGKISRITSEKIQDYEQFIEDIIRDIKQIYDIDLSQNESFRDSLLVHLLGLDARIKTNSFLSNPLIQDTKQHFPFLYDMSVYVASRIQQKFHCALIEDEIGYLTLHLMNAVEKIQQKLTRNIILITSLGRAQNQYLISRLTNATSHFLIEVIRCVSIFETSQIDELTADLIVSTMPMKLHTDIPIYTCSNFLHDAEIEQILMLLSKEEHPSKRLQQLGQFFDEQLFFTEMDFTSDRDVIRFLCDRLMEAGCCDEEFYDKVIERERIAPTAYGNLFAIPHPIEKCAFRNAIAVCTLKHPIVWQSKKVRIIFLFSLCPGHNRDFEDIFEQLVSLLNDVSNVKLLLRQTTLSGFLDTFSSL